A part of Arthrobacter dokdonellae genomic DNA contains:
- a CDS encoding CPBP family intramembrane glutamic endopeptidase — translation MAVGYVPGNAARLACGVAVAAGFLALALLARRSPTMHSYWEIPLAFFGMALFVLADRYVPGFLANRVLPSPPVPGNPLASTIPGTVVVELVELLLTVLAVVVVVWISRSSLASIYVHRGRFGRAYVIGIVGFVAFYVLTFSALSHSRFMPVHGGFDLGRYLSLTPALLAAVAANGFLEELMFRGLLMSRLNIAFGPYPATFIQAAIFASWHVGVTYTSAAVVFIVLVTFPLGLLCGYLTRSSGSIIPSSLFHAGADLPIYLAFLSYIS, via the coding sequence GTGGCGGTCGGATACGTCCCTGGCAACGCCGCCCGGCTGGCCTGTGGTGTCGCCGTCGCCGCCGGCTTTCTGGCCCTGGCATTGCTGGCAAGGCGCAGTCCGACCATGCACAGCTACTGGGAGATCCCTCTGGCATTCTTCGGCATGGCCCTTTTCGTCCTGGCCGACCGCTACGTGCCAGGATTCCTTGCAAACCGGGTCCTGCCCAGCCCTCCCGTCCCAGGCAACCCACTGGCCTCGACGATTCCGGGCACGGTGGTCGTCGAGCTCGTCGAGCTGCTGCTCACCGTCCTTGCTGTCGTGGTGGTGGTCTGGATCTCGAGGAGTTCGCTGGCCTCGATATATGTCCACAGGGGCCGATTCGGGAGAGCCTATGTGATCGGAATCGTCGGCTTCGTTGCCTTCTATGTGCTCACCTTTAGTGCACTGTCCCACTCACGTTTCATGCCCGTGCATGGTGGTTTTGATCTCGGTCGCTACCTCAGCTTGACGCCTGCGCTGTTGGCCGCCGTGGCTGCCAACGGGTTCTTGGAGGAGTTGATGTTCCGCGGGCTACTGATGTCCAGGCTCAACATCGCCTTCGGGCCCTACCCGGCGACCTTTATCCAGGCGGCCATCTTCGCGTCCTGGCATGTCGGAGTCACGTACACGTCCGCCGCTGTGGTCTTCATCGTTCTGGTCACTTTCCCACTCGGACTGCTCTGCGGCTATCTGACGCGCAGCTCCGGCAGCATCATTCCCTCATCCCTCTTCCACGCGGGCGCGGACCTGCCAATCTACCTGGCTTTCCTGTCCTACATCTCCTAG
- a CDS encoding LacI family DNA-binding transcriptional regulator: MIRGDARESSTPATILDVAALAGVSRTTVSRVMNEPERVTAPTLEKVRAAAASLKYHPSAAARTLRSGRTGTIALVVGDISQPFHGALAQAVAREAGGRNMTVVLHDLSHREERLVTVLENLAEQGIDAVVLSTADLLDSAPVAGAIATLTGQGIPIINSLGGLEIPNVHVLGLDHARSARTATAALLDAGARSVGLMVGNPTDSYSSQLRTGYRQALTGTSGTKAGPALEIVGNYGFEQARCAVGALLEAGTPLEGLVVANTPMALGAIRAAAEHGHPIPGELRLICCEEVGLAEYVRPTIATVAADVENCGREIMVLLDQALSGTVPVPAKILPTMRHRETFPRP, from the coding sequence GTGATCAGGGGGGACGCCCGGGAATCCTCGACCCCGGCCACGATTCTTGATGTCGCCGCACTTGCCGGCGTATCGCGTACCACCGTTTCCCGGGTCATGAACGAACCCGAACGCGTCACCGCGCCGACCCTAGAGAAGGTCAGGGCCGCGGCAGCATCACTGAAATATCACCCTAGCGCCGCGGCCCGCACCCTGCGCAGTGGCCGCACCGGAACTATCGCGTTGGTCGTGGGTGACATCTCCCAGCCATTCCATGGTGCGCTGGCCCAGGCAGTCGCCAGGGAGGCCGGCGGGCGGAACATGACTGTAGTGCTCCACGACCTTTCCCACCGCGAGGAGCGCCTGGTAACGGTGCTGGAAAACCTCGCCGAGCAGGGCATCGACGCCGTGGTCCTCTCTACCGCCGACCTGCTCGATTCGGCTCCGGTAGCCGGTGCCATCGCCACCCTGACAGGCCAAGGAATCCCGATAATCAACTCGCTGGGCGGGCTGGAGATACCGAACGTGCACGTCCTAGGCCTCGACCACGCCCGCTCGGCCAGGACAGCCACCGCCGCGCTACTCGATGCCGGCGCCCGGTCAGTCGGATTGATGGTAGGCAACCCCACGGATTCATACTCCTCACAGCTGCGAACCGGCTATAGGCAGGCGCTCACCGGTACCAGCGGAACAAAAGCCGGCCCAGCACTGGAAATCGTAGGAAACTACGGATTCGAACAAGCCCGGTGCGCCGTCGGTGCACTGCTGGAGGCCGGAACGCCGCTTGAGGGGCTCGTGGTAGCCAACACCCCTATGGCGCTAGGAGCGATTAGGGCCGCTGCGGAACACGGTCACCCCATCCCCGGGGAGCTGCGGCTGATCTGTTGCGAGGAAGTGGGCCTGGCCGAGTACGTGCGCCCGACGATTGCCACGGTGGCCGCCGACGTAGAAAACTGCGGTCGGGAAATCATGGTGCTACTCGACCAAGCCCTGAGCGGCACAGTTCCAGTGCCGGCGAAGATCCTGCCGACCATGCGCCACCGCGAAACGTTCCCACGGCCCTGA
- a CDS encoding alkaline phosphatase family protein — MAKAGTLPQICYVWSPAGYDAHAPHVSTPDYVTKGHNLVWDRVQAVIDGTGWADTTFILTWDDWGGYTDSIPESVQLGRAKSIGRRAPPGSNCGLDCIVPAQ; from the coding sequence ATGGCCAAGGCAGGCACCCTCCCGCAGATCTGCTATGTCTGGAGCCCGGCAGGCTACGACGCACACGCACCGCACGTCAGCACGCCCGACTACGTGACCAAGGGACACAACCTAGTGTGGGACAGGGTTCAGGCGGTCATCGACGGCACCGGCTGGGCAGACACCACCTTCATCCTCACCTGGGACGACTGGGGCGGCTACACCGACTCCATTCCAGAGTCTGTCCAGTTGGGGAGGGCGAAGTCAATCGGTCGTCGTGCCCCGCCCGGTTCCAACTGCGGTCTCGATTGTATTGTTCCGGCACAGTGA
- a CDS encoding TetR/AcrR family transcriptional regulator has product MQDLVKTHRKRRPRGSLTREQVVEAALELADTEGLDALTMPMLARRLDCGVMTIYGYVDSKEDLLDAIAQRGLRDLRLPRPLPASAAAILLAWGRALRLNLIEHPCLAMIFLSRAVIGPGILHGLEAVLGPLARAGIAPAYGVHAVYAVLTYTTGFVAWEMPRTRRQPQAAYAANWRREVASIPPGALPLVSGALEQLAEVAGEEQFELGLTALAAGLTINPDD; this is encoded by the coding sequence ATGCAGGATCTTGTCAAGACCCACCGGAAACGGCGACCACGCGGCTCCCTGACTCGAGAGCAGGTGGTCGAGGCGGCGCTCGAGCTGGCCGACACCGAGGGCCTCGATGCGCTGACGATGCCGATGCTGGCCCGCCGCCTCGACTGTGGAGTGATGACCATCTACGGCTACGTGGACAGCAAGGAAGACCTGCTCGATGCCATCGCCCAACGCGGCCTGCGCGACCTCCGACTTCCCCGGCCGCTCCCCGCCAGCGCTGCGGCAATCCTGCTCGCCTGGGGTCGGGCCCTGCGCCTGAATCTGATCGAGCACCCCTGCCTGGCGATGATCTTTCTCTCCCGCGCGGTGATTGGCCCCGGCATCCTGCACGGCCTCGAGGCGGTTCTTGGCCCGCTGGCCCGGGCCGGGATCGCACCAGCTTATGGAGTCCACGCGGTCTACGCCGTCCTGACCTACACGACCGGCTTCGTCGCCTGGGAGATGCCGCGCACCCGCCGCCAGCCGCAGGCCGCCTACGCAGCAAACTGGCGACGGGAAGTTGCCAGCATCCCGCCAGGCGCCCTTCCACTAGTCTCCGGCGCCCTCGAACAACTGGCAGAAGTCGCCGGCGAGGAGCAGTTCGAGCTAGGGCTCACCGCACTGGCCGCCGGCCTAACAATCAACCCCGACGACTGA
- a CDS encoding TetR/AcrR family transcriptional regulator: MDPETAPVNSSRRRKADATRRKIIQAAHKEFIARGFHGATMAGIAARAGVAQQTVYFVFHAKPELISAVIDAAVLGDEDPQSPQAQPWWTDMVAEPDAAEALRIFIRGAGDVFARAAAIAEVLRAAALTDDEVRRTHKHHETLRRAGFVQVLEILTGKGPLRDDRSFDELTDAFMTVYGDSTYNLLATERHWSHDQIMAWLCDILPRMLLPGPAPAGN; encoded by the coding sequence ATGGACCCGGAGACAGCACCCGTCAATAGCAGCCGCAGGAGAAAAGCAGACGCCACCAGGCGCAAGATCATCCAGGCTGCGCACAAGGAATTCATTGCCCGGGGATTCCACGGGGCCACCATGGCGGGCATCGCTGCCCGCGCGGGAGTGGCCCAGCAGACCGTGTACTTCGTCTTCCATGCCAAACCCGAACTGATCAGTGCCGTCATCGATGCAGCCGTCCTGGGCGACGAGGATCCCCAGTCGCCACAGGCCCAGCCCTGGTGGACGGACATGGTGGCGGAGCCCGATGCGGCGGAGGCTCTGCGAATTTTCATCCGCGGTGCCGGGGACGTCTTTGCCCGCGCCGCAGCCATCGCCGAAGTACTCCGCGCGGCCGCACTCACCGACGACGAAGTGCGCCGGACACACAAGCACCATGAGACCCTTCGCCGGGCCGGGTTCGTCCAGGTTTTGGAAATACTCACGGGTAAGGGGCCACTTCGGGATGACCGGTCCTTCGATGAGCTGACCGACGCGTTCATGACTGTCTACGGCGACAGCACCTACAACCTGCTCGCCACCGAGCGCCACTGGAGCCACGACCAAATCATGGCGTGGCTCTGCGATATCCTTCCCAGGATGCTCCTGCCCGGCCCGGCTCCGGCAGGAAACTGA